The following are encoded together in the Bacillota bacterium genome:
- a CDS encoding acyl CoA:acetate/3-ketoacid CoA transferase produces MVRFLSAEEAIDLIRDGATVGVSGFIGAGYPEHLARKIEEKFLATEHPQKLTVVYSAGMGDYGSRGMNHFGHAGLVKRIIGGHYGLVPRFQELVAKNEVEAYCWPQGVVAHFYRAVAGNRPGVITKVGLGTFVDPRVEGGKLNDCTREDLIKVLEIDGEEWLLYKAFPIDVALIRGTSADENGNISMEKEAVLTEALYIAEAAKRSGGIVIAQVERIVRSGSIPPKQVKVPGAVVDVVVVAPAEDHPQTFGSPDYNACWAGEIRVPMGQVPPIPLDERKVIARRAAMELRPASIVNLGFGIPEGVAAVAAEEGIQNEMLLTVEAGAFGGVPAAGLSFGATYNAEAIFDHAQQFDFYDGGGLDITFLGLAQVDREGNINVSKFGRVVGPGGFINIAQNTPKVVFCGTLTAGGLKIEVKDGRVGIVQEGKFKKFVNKVEQITFSGKYAREVGQKVLYITERAVFELQQDGLVLTEIAPGIDLHEHVLSQIEFPVKIAEDLRTMDQRIFLDKPMGLKDDIRSGDSCLVK; encoded by the coding sequence ATGGTGAGGTTCCTCTCTGCGGAAGAGGCAATAGATCTGATACGAGACGGCGCTACAGTAGGGGTGTCCGGCTTTATCGGCGCAGGCTATCCAGAGCACCTGGCGCGGAAAATTGAAGAAAAATTTCTGGCCACGGAGCATCCGCAGAAATTAACGGTAGTATACAGTGCCGGAATGGGTGACTACGGGTCTCGCGGCATGAACCATTTTGGTCATGCCGGCTTGGTGAAGAGGATCATCGGAGGACATTATGGGCTGGTTCCTCGCTTTCAAGAGCTTGTGGCAAAGAATGAAGTAGAAGCATACTGCTGGCCTCAGGGAGTAGTTGCCCATTTTTACCGGGCGGTGGCCGGCAACAGGCCTGGCGTAATAACCAAGGTGGGGTTGGGCACCTTCGTTGATCCTCGCGTTGAAGGCGGCAAGCTTAACGACTGTACCAGGGAAGACCTGATCAAAGTTCTAGAAATTGATGGAGAGGAATGGCTTCTTTACAAGGCATTTCCCATCGACGTGGCACTAATTAGAGGAACGTCGGCGGACGAGAACGGCAACATCTCTATGGAAAAAGAGGCGGTGCTTACCGAAGCCCTCTATATCGCCGAGGCTGCAAAAAGGTCGGGCGGCATTGTAATCGCTCAGGTCGAAAGGATTGTACGTTCGGGTTCGATACCACCTAAACAGGTCAAAGTTCCGGGCGCTGTTGTCGATGTGGTGGTTGTCGCGCCGGCTGAAGATCACCCTCAGACGTTTGGCAGCCCGGATTACAACGCGTGTTGGGCGGGGGAGATACGCGTGCCTATGGGACAGGTCCCTCCCATACCGCTTGATGAGCGCAAGGTGATTGCCCGCCGTGCTGCCATGGAGTTGAGGCCGGCATCAATCGTGAACCTTGGATTTGGGATTCCTGAAGGAGTTGCTGCCGTAGCGGCAGAGGAGGGAATCCAGAATGAAATGCTTCTCACCGTTGAGGCCGGAGCGTTTGGCGGAGTGCCGGCGGCAGGTCTGAGCTTCGGAGCAACTTATAATGCCGAGGCGATTTTCGACCACGCCCAGCAGTTTGATTTCTACGATGGTGGAGGTTTGGACATCACGTTTTTAGGCCTGGCGCAGGTCGACAGAGAGGGAAACATTAACGTAAGTAAATTCGGCAGAGTGGTCGGCCCGGGTGGTTTTATCAACATCGCGCAGAACACGCCGAAGGTGGTTTTTTGCGGAACTTTGACTGCAGGCGGGTTGAAGATCGAGGTTAAGGACGGCAGAGTTGGCATAGTCCAGGAAGGCAAATTTAAGAAATTTGTGAACAAAGTGGAGCAGATTACTTTTAGCGGGAAGTATGCTCGCGAAGTCGGCCAAAAAGTTCTTTATATTACTGAGCGGGCCGTTTTCGAGCTGCAGCAGGACGGTCTGGTTCTCACGGAGATAGCACCGGGGATCGACTTGCACGAGCATGTTCTAAGCCAGATTGAATTTCCGGTCAAGATCGCCGAAGATTTGCGGACGATGGATCAGAGAATCTTTTTGGATAAGCCTATGGGACTGAAAGACGATATCAGGTCAGGCGATTCGTGTCTGGTTAAATAA
- a CDS encoding crotonase: MKDFKYFLIEKDEGIAVITFNRPEALNALSIPLMEELEELVDSLPAEKDIQVAIFTGAGEKAFIAGGDIKVMYPMTPHEAKEYAKLGQRVLYKIENLEIPTIGAINGYALGGGTEVAMAFDIRIASERAVFGQPEVYLGITPGYAGTQRLPRLVGKGMGKMLIFTGDHISAEEAYRIGLVQKVVPHEKLLEEAKALARRIMKNSPVAVRLAKVAINQGLEMDFWSACVYEAHVFGMCFTYEDQSEGMSAFIEKRKPQFSGKMLPKIKTNG, encoded by the coding sequence ATGAAAGACTTCAAGTATTTTTTGATCGAAAAGGACGAGGGGATTGCCGTAATCACGTTTAACCGGCCCGAGGCTCTGAATGCGCTGAGCATCCCTCTCATGGAAGAGCTCGAGGAACTGGTCGACAGCCTGCCTGCGGAAAAAGATATCCAGGTTGCCATTTTTACAGGCGCCGGGGAAAAGGCCTTTATTGCGGGTGGGGATATCAAGGTCATGTATCCCATGACGCCGCATGAGGCGAAAGAGTACGCAAAACTGGGCCAGCGGGTCTTGTACAAGATAGAAAATTTGGAGATCCCAACAATCGGAGCAATTAACGGGTACGCGTTGGGCGGCGGTACGGAAGTCGCGATGGCCTTTGATATCAGGATCGCGTCAGAGCGCGCCGTATTTGGCCAGCCGGAGGTTTATCTTGGAATTACTCCCGGATATGCAGGCACCCAGCGCCTCCCGCGGCTTGTAGGAAAAGGGATGGGTAAAATGCTTATTTTCACGGGAGATCACATCAGCGCCGAAGAGGCTTATAGAATTGGCCTCGTTCAGAAAGTTGTTCCCCACGAGAAGCTGTTGGAGGAAGCCAAAGCTTTAGCGCGCAGGATCATGAAAAACAGCCCCGTTGCCGTGAGGCTGGCAAAAGTTGCGATTAACCAGGGCCTGGAGATGGACTTTTGGTCGGCCTGCGTCTACGAGGCCCATGTCTTTGGTATGTGTTTCACCTACGAGGATCAGTCCGAAGGAATGTCGGCCTTTATTGAAAAACGCAAGCCCCAGTTTTCGGGGAAAATGCTTCCAAAAATCAAGACAAATGGTTGA
- a CDS encoding acyl-CoA dehydrogenase: MAYLLSEQHELMRRTVREFAEKEITLARSREIDDKSEFPWDLVKRAAELNLFGVTIPEEYGGVGSDMLSRAIAMEEISRANATLGIIVGASGLCADSINIAGTDEQKRKYLVPLAKGEVLGAFGLTEPGAGSDAAAQQSTAVRDGNFWVINGTKCFITNCGPAEVYVVIAKTPEEEGVRGPSAFIVEKGTPGFTIGKLEEKLGLHGSATGELIFSDCRVPAENLLGQLGRGLHTALQVLDLGRICIAAMGIGIAQASLEAAVEFAKQRKTFGVPIVKHQAIAFYLAEMATKIEAARSLNYRAASLCDAGQPFTKEAAMAKYFAGEIAVWCADRAIQIHGGYGYSKNFPVERYWREAKLCEIGEGTSEIQKIVISRLVTG; this comes from the coding sequence ATGGCTTATCTGTTGTCGGAACAGCATGAACTCATGAGAAGGACCGTCCGGGAATTCGCAGAAAAGGAGATAACTCTTGCCCGCTCCAGGGAAATAGATGATAAATCCGAATTCCCCTGGGATCTTGTTAAGCGAGCCGCCGAATTGAACCTGTTTGGGGTAACCATCCCGGAAGAATACGGCGGAGTCGGCAGCGATATGTTAAGCCGGGCCATCGCGATGGAAGAAATATCGAGGGCCAACGCTACTTTAGGTATTATTGTCGGTGCAAGCGGCCTTTGTGCGGACAGCATCAATATTGCAGGTACGGATGAACAAAAGCGAAAGTATCTTGTACCCCTGGCTAAGGGGGAAGTGCTTGGCGCTTTTGGCCTCACCGAGCCCGGCGCGGGATCTGACGCAGCTGCTCAGCAGTCTACGGCCGTTCGCGACGGCAACTTCTGGGTGATTAACGGAACCAAGTGTTTCATTACCAACTGCGGGCCTGCCGAAGTGTACGTCGTGATTGCTAAAACCCCGGAGGAAGAGGGGGTTAGGGGTCCGAGTGCCTTTATCGTGGAAAAGGGCACCCCAGGGTTCACCATCGGAAAGCTTGAAGAAAAGCTGGGCCTTCACGGTTCTGCTACCGGCGAGCTGATCTTCAGCGACTGCCGGGTCCCCGCTGAAAACCTCCTCGGGCAGTTGGGACGGGGCCTGCATACCGCCCTCCAGGTTTTAGATCTGGGCCGGATTTGTATTGCAGCTATGGGGATCGGAATTGCCCAGGCGAGCCTCGAGGCTGCCGTGGAGTTTGCCAAGCAGCGCAAGACTTTTGGCGTTCCAATAGTGAAGCACCAGGCGATCGCATTTTACCTCGCAGAAATGGCCACCAAGATTGAGGCGGCACGTTCTCTAAACTACCGGGCGGCTTCCCTGTGCGACGCCGGGCAGCCTTTTACTAAAGAAGCTGCGATGGCTAAGTACTTCGCTGGCGAAATCGCCGTCTGGTGTGCCGACCGGGCGATCCAGATCCACGGCGGCTACGGATACAGCAAGAATTTCCCTGTCGAACGCTACTGGAGAGAAGCCAAGCTCTGCGAAATCGGGGAAGGAACTTCAGAAATCCAGAAGATCGTAATCAGCAGGTTGGTGACGGGATAA
- a CDS encoding electron transfer flavoprotein subunit beta/FixA family protein, translating into MRIVACYKYVLDEQDIRVNPETQSLLTDRAAWKISDYDRNAIEEAVRIKEQQGGTVFALTAGPSQVKVSLKDVLARGADEGIFVQVENTALADPAFTARVLAQAIRKIGDCDLVICGEGASDDYAQQVGPRLAVLLGCPAVTYVAKLTVEERILRAERKLEDGIEVVEAPLPAVVTVTGEINQPRIPTLKQVMGAGRKPMQTWKLEDLGLNPSEVRICLENRSLKGAVVSRKRLVFKGEPAEAVFHVVEALSKEGVI; encoded by the coding sequence TTGCGGATCGTAGCCTGTTATAAGTATGTGCTGGATGAGCAGGACATCAGGGTAAACCCCGAAACCCAGTCTCTTTTAACCGATCGGGCTGCCTGGAAGATCAGCGACTACGACCGGAACGCCATCGAAGAGGCCGTAAGGATCAAAGAGCAGCAGGGGGGTACGGTGTTTGCGCTGACTGCCGGCCCTTCCCAGGTCAAGGTTTCCTTAAAAGACGTTCTGGCCCGGGGAGCCGATGAGGGAATTTTCGTTCAGGTTGAAAACACGGCATTGGCTGATCCTGCTTTTACGGCCCGGGTGCTGGCTCAGGCGATCCGGAAGATTGGAGACTGCGACCTGGTCATTTGCGGCGAGGGTGCCAGCGACGATTACGCCCAGCAGGTTGGGCCGCGCCTGGCGGTTCTTTTAGGGTGTCCGGCAGTTACTTACGTGGCCAAACTTACAGTTGAAGAAAGAATTTTACGGGCGGAGCGGAAACTGGAGGACGGGATCGAGGTTGTAGAGGCGCCGCTGCCTGCTGTGGTCACGGTAACGGGAGAGATCAACCAGCCCCGCATTCCCACTTTAAAGCAGGTGATGGGAGCCGGCAGGAAGCCGATGCAGACGTGGAAGCTGGAAGATTTAGGGCTCAATCCTTCAGAAGTCCGAATTTGCCTCGAGAATCGCTCATTAAAAGGAGCAGTTGTTTCCAGAAAGCGCCTGGTTTTCAAAGGGGAACCCGCTGAAGCCGTTTTTCATGTTGTAGAGGCTTTGAGCAAAGAAGGGGTTATTTAA
- a CDS encoding electron transfer flavoprotein subunit alpha/FixB family protein, whose translation MAQKKVWVISEQQNLLAELIAGANTLIPGEISIFAAALGNLEAARAAAGAGVQQVYYFKPGDGIPVEAAFCQLARLIRENGGDLVLVGATKRGKTLAALLAAELDSGLATEAKVRDWNEELPATQRLLYGGLAVSTDAFVSGIPIITVPPRTWECPAPAGETSHTSQGGFTEVSVEEGPVRVIERQPRQLSAANLEEAQVVICIGRGVKKREDLAMFEELAGLLEGALACTRPVAEEEGYRWFPEDSYIGISGRKVKPRLYISVGSSGQIQHVVGCRDAGIILGIDKNEDAPIFEASDYGIVGDLYQVVPELIKRIKEVKSR comes from the coding sequence ATGGCGCAGAAAAAGGTCTGGGTTATTTCCGAACAACAGAATCTTCTCGCGGAATTGATCGCAGGAGCAAACACCTTGATTCCGGGGGAGATTTCCATTTTTGCTGCGGCGCTTGGAAACCTCGAGGCGGCGAGAGCCGCGGCCGGTGCAGGAGTCCAGCAGGTGTATTACTTCAAACCCGGAGACGGAATTCCCGTTGAGGCTGCTTTTTGCCAGCTGGCCCGGCTAATCAGGGAAAACGGCGGAGATCTGGTCCTTGTGGGAGCTACAAAAAGAGGAAAGACCCTGGCTGCCCTTCTGGCTGCAGAACTGGACAGCGGCCTTGCCACTGAGGCTAAGGTGCGGGACTGGAACGAAGAGTTGCCTGCCACTCAGCGCTTATTATATGGCGGATTGGCAGTAAGCACAGATGCCTTTGTTTCTGGAATTCCCATCATCACCGTTCCCCCCCGGACCTGGGAGTGCCCTGCGCCTGCCGGCGAAACTTCTCACACTTCCCAGGGCGGCTTTACTGAGGTTTCCGTGGAAGAGGGTCCGGTGCGGGTTATAGAGCGGCAGCCGCGCCAGTTGTCTGCTGCGAATCTGGAGGAGGCCCAGGTGGTAATCTGCATCGGCCGGGGTGTGAAAAAGCGGGAGGACCTGGCAATGTTCGAAGAGCTGGCCGGCCTCCTGGAGGGGGCCCTGGCCTGCACCCGCCCTGTGGCCGAAGAGGAGGGCTACCGCTGGTTCCCGGAGGACTCCTACATCGGGATTTCCGGGCGGAAGGTTAAACCCAGGCTCTACATCAGCGTGGGTAGTTCCGGGCAGATCCAGCATGTGGTGGGCTGCCGTGACGCCGGGATCATTCTCGGGATCGATAAGAACGAAGACGCCCCCATTTTTGAGGCGTCCGACTACGGGATTGTGGGTGATCTCTACCAGGTGGTCCCGGAGCTTATCAAAAGGATCAAAGAAGTGAAATCGCGCTGA
- a CDS encoding FAD-dependent oxidoreductase, which translates to MSEERFDCIVVGAGPAGSTAAYELARQGLEVLLVERGPAAGSKNMMGGRLYSYSLHRVIPEFWNEAPVERCVVKEELSFLTESAAVTVALENEALGEAPCHSFTVLRADFDAWLAGKAEEAGAVLATGIRVDDLLWAEDRICGIRAGEDEIFANVVIAADGVNSLLARKAGLRGELPPEHVSVGVKELIALPAQTIEERFGLEGGKGAARLFVGSCTRGVQGGGFLYTNKESISLGLVFSLHALARAGVSVAEAVEDFKFHPALRPLLEGGEVLEYSAHLVPEGGLAMRPRLVAGGLLVAGDAAGFVINTGFMVRGMDLAITSGAAAARAVMQAREAGDFSASGLGVYEEILQQTHVHHDLTGYRNAPRFLETPGLYHTYPELAVDIFTDLFKVKGEPPRRVRQLVMEHLRKKVPLWQLVRDAWKGARSI; encoded by the coding sequence TTGAGCGAAGAGAGGTTTGACTGCATCGTTGTGGGGGCAGGCCCTGCGGGTTCTACTGCCGCCTACGAACTTGCCCGCCAGGGCCTGGAGGTGCTTCTGGTCGAAAGGGGGCCCGCGGCAGGGAGCAAAAACATGATGGGGGGTCGCCTGTACAGCTACTCCCTCCACCGGGTGATTCCCGAGTTCTGGAACGAGGCTCCCGTGGAGCGGTGCGTCGTGAAGGAGGAGTTGAGTTTTCTTACCGAGAGCGCGGCCGTCACCGTGGCCCTCGAGAACGAAGCTTTAGGGGAGGCTCCGTGCCACTCCTTTACCGTGCTGCGCGCCGATTTCGATGCCTGGCTGGCAGGCAAGGCCGAAGAGGCGGGAGCGGTGCTGGCCACCGGGATCCGGGTGGACGACCTCCTCTGGGCGGAAGACCGGATCTGCGGCATCAGGGCAGGGGAAGACGAAATCTTTGCCAATGTGGTCATTGCGGCCGATGGGGTGAACTCCCTGCTCGCCCGGAAGGCGGGCCTCCGGGGGGAACTCCCGCCGGAGCACGTCTCCGTGGGGGTCAAAGAACTGATTGCCCTCCCTGCCCAAACCATAGAGGAGCGCTTCGGCCTGGAGGGGGGGAAAGGCGCGGCCCGCCTCTTCGTCGGCTCCTGCACCAGAGGGGTGCAGGGGGGAGGTTTTTTATACACCAACAAGGAAAGCATTTCCCTGGGCCTTGTCTTCTCCCTTCATGCCCTGGCCCGGGCAGGGGTGAGCGTGGCCGAGGCCGTTGAGGACTTCAAATTTCATCCCGCCCTCCGCCCGCTTCTGGAGGGAGGAGAGGTGCTTGAATACTCTGCCCACCTGGTCCCCGAGGGAGGCCTGGCGATGCGGCCCCGCCTGGTAGCAGGCGGCCTCCTGGTGGCGGGGGATGCCGCGGGATTTGTGATCAATACCGGCTTCATGGTCAGAGGGATGGACCTGGCCATCACCTCGGGGGCTGCCGCCGCCAGGGCCGTAATGCAGGCGCGGGAAGCAGGGGACTTCAGCGCCTCCGGCCTGGGGGTTTACGAGGAGATTCTGCAGCAGACCCATGTCCACCACGATCTCACGGGTTACCGGAACGCTCCCCGCTTTCTCGAAACCCCCGGGCTTTATCATACTTACCCCGAACTTGCCGTGGACATTTTCACGGACCTCTTCAAGGTGAAAGGGGAGCCTCCCCGCAGGGTCAGGCAACTGGTTATGGAGCACCTGCGCAAGAAAGTCCCGCTCTGGCAACTGGTGCGGGATGCCTGGAAGGGAGCGAGGAGCATATGA
- a CDS encoding ferredoxin family protein, which produces MKRLSISERLALNKFEVDHEEPHIVLKRDICRSCSVKPCTFVCPAGLYTWNGEEINFDYAGCLECGACRVVCPKGALTWNYPRGSFGVIFRYG; this is translated from the coding sequence ATGAAGCGCCTGAGCATTTCGGAACGCCTTGCCCTGAATAAATTCGAGGTTGACCACGAAGAACCGCATATTGTACTGAAGAGGGACATCTGCAGGAGCTGCTCGGTTAAGCCCTGCACCTTCGTCTGCCCAGCCGGGCTCTACACCTGGAACGGGGAGGAGATTAACTTTGACTACGCCGGGTGCCTGGAGTGCGGCGCCTGCCGGGTGGTCTGCCCGAAGGGGGCCCTGACCTGGAACTACCCCCGCGGTTCCTTCGGTGTAATCTTTCGTTATGGCTAG